The DNA window TTCGTAGTCTTCGTTAGTGACAGTAAAGAAGCCAGTGCAATTGTTTTCTCCTTAATTTTGAGTATGTCCCTTCGTTAGTCACATCTAGTTTTCTGGAACTGACAAACTGAACGGCATATTTGAGCGTTGCTGTCTTGCTTGAGATGATCTTTGGGTAGTTTCAAAAAAGTAGCGACAATCTTAATCCAGTTTTAGAGATACATTTGCCCGCAACTAAACTGTAAACACCTACATTTGCAGAGTTTTAAAATGAGTTGTCAAAATCATACTCAAGACAATATTGAACAGTTAAAAAAATCTAATTTATTTGATTCGGACTTACGCAAAAAAACGAAAAAATAAGGTTTTAGTAAAGGGTGCAGGGGTATGAGGGTATAAGTATTCAAAACCCTTTCATCCCATACCATTTCACCCCCACACCCAATCCCCACAGATAATTGTGGTGCGTAAGTCCTGTTGATGATTAGTACAGGTCAGCAGAAATAAAGCACCTATGATCAATTGCCGAACAGCGCACCATCAGGGTTTCTTCATTTCAGACTTCAGTTTTATTTGTACTAGTTGGTGTGGTTTTCTACACCTTGACACAGCAAGCATCTTCCTATAAATATGCAAGCCGTTACCTGAAACTTGCGGATTAACACTGATAAATAAAATTTAATGCAGACAAATTATTACAATACAAGCTTATTAGTAGAGCGATCCCGCCAAGAAAAATAGATTACCTACCGATTCACCCTTGTATTTCTAACAACGAGGTATAAAAAATCATCAAAAAAACTTGGTAGTTGCCGATCAAAAAAATCGGGGTAGGCATGATAAGGTTTAAATCCTATCGTTTCTTTTCGCGCTTCTCATCATGTATCTACACTATCTAGAACCCAAACACCTTGAAGAATTAGTCAAGGGCAGTAGTATAGATTTACACCTAGCGCAACTCAATTTTAAGTCTCTCCAAGGTGCGATCGCCTACGAATATCTGTTAATCTCCGAACTACTCCCGCGCACAAACACAGGTATGCTAAAAAGCGGCTGGTTGCAGCGTTACAGTCATATCACGGCTGGCGGTTGGTGGTGTGGGGGACTTGATCCGCTAAATAATTGGCAACCAATGGAGTGGGGATGCTTTAAGCCAAATCAACCCCGCATCAAGGATAATGGCAAACCAATCAAATACGAACACCCCCCTAGCACACCCACCAGGGTATTTTGTCTGCGGGTGACGCAGGAAATTTGGCAAGAAACTGCACAGCGTTACAATCTCGACTTACCTGAGAATATCAGCGTTGATGTTAACGGCGAAGCGGTGGGTTTTTGGGAATGGGTGATGGAACAGAACATCCCCGTGATTATCTGCGAAGGTGCAAAAAAGGCGGCTGCACTGTTATCACAAGGCTATGCTGCGATCGCAGTTCCGGGAATTACTAGCGGTTATCGAGTCGTCAAAGATGGATTTGGTAAAGTCACCCGTCGTCAACTTATTCCTGATTTAGCGTTGTTTGCGACTGCAAAACGCCACATATATATATGTTTTGATTTTGAAACTCAACCTAAGACTATAGCAGCAGTGAATAATGCGATCGCGCAACTTGGCTGCTTATTCCAAGAAAAAAATTGCTTAGTTAAAGTTATCGAATTACCAGGGCCAGAAAAAGGTGTTGATGAACTCATAGTTGCTAAAAATAGTAGCGCCTTCGATAAAGTTTATCGCCAAAGTGTTGATTTAGAAATCTACCTCGCCCACACCAAACCACATACAGAATTAACTATTCCGGCTGCACTCACCATCAACCGTCCCTATTTAGGTGAAATAGCCTTTCCCAACTCAGGTTTAGTCGGCGTGAAATCCGCCAAAGGCACAGGTAAAACTACAGCTTTACAAAATATTGTCCAACAATCTAAAACCAAAAACCAGCCCATCTTATTAATTACCCACAGAATCCAACTCGGAAAATTTTTATGTGACAAAATTGGGATTCAATGGGGTTTAAACAATAATAATAATTTATTCTCATATTTTGACAGTCCAACTACCGCTTCTTTGGGTTTATGTATTGACTCCATTTGGAAAATAAATGTCGATCAATGGCAAGGTGGCATAGTTATCTTAGATGAAGTTGAGCAATTATTATGGCATTTATTAAATAGTGATACTTGTAAGAATAAACGTGTCAAAATCTTAAAAAATTTCCAAAAGTTAATCGCCACAGTTTTACAAACTGGCGGTTTAGTCATTGCCCAAGATGCTGATTTATCAGATGTATCTTTAGAATATTTGCAAGGTTTATCAGGCATTAAAATCACACCTTGGTTACTTGTCAACCAATGGCAACCTGCACGCGGTTGGGATATCACCTTTTATGATTCACCCAACCCCACACCTTTAATTCATCAACTAGAATTGGATTTACTTGCAGGACGTAAATGCTACGTCACTACCGATAGTCGTTCTGGACGCTATAGCTGCGAAACTATTGAAAATTATCTCAAAGAACGGTTGGAAAAATTACGCTATCAATTTCCTAAAAGCTTAGTAATTAGTAGTCGAACTACAAATACACCTGACCATCCAGCAGTTGAATTTGTTGGTAATATTAATCAAAAGATTGGTGAATACGACACGATTTTTGTGACTCCCAGTCTAGGAACTGGTATTAGTATTGATGTGCAACATTTTGATAGAGTTTATGGCATATTCCAAGGTGTAATTCCCGATGCCGAAGCCAGACAAGCTTTAGCCAGAGTTAGAGATAATGTCCCTCGGATTGTTTGGTGTGCTAAACGAGGAATTGGTTTAATTGGTAGCGGTAGTACCAACTATCGTTTATTATCTGATTGGTATCAAGCCAATCAACAAGAAAATTTAGCTTTACTGAGTCCACTGCATAAAATA is part of the Aulosira sp. FACHB-615 genome and encodes:
- a CDS encoding plasmid replication protein, CyRepA1 family, which gives rise to MYLHYLEPKHLEELVKGSSIDLHLAQLNFKSLQGAIAYEYLLISELLPRTNTGMLKSGWLQRYSHITAGGWWCGGLDPLNNWQPMEWGCFKPNQPRIKDNGKPIKYEHPPSTPTRVFCLRVTQEIWQETAQRYNLDLPENISVDVNGEAVGFWEWVMEQNIPVIICEGAKKAAALLSQGYAAIAVPGITSGYRVVKDGFGKVTRRQLIPDLALFATAKRHIYICFDFETQPKTIAAVNNAIAQLGCLFQEKNCLVKVIELPGPEKGVDELIVAKNSSAFDKVYRQSVDLEIYLAHTKPHTELTIPAALTINRPYLGEIAFPNSGLVGVKSAKGTGKTTALQNIVQQSKTKNQPILLITHRIQLGKFLCDKIGIQWGLNNNNNLFSYFDSPTTASLGLCIDSIWKINVDQWQGGIVILDEVEQLLWHLLNSDTCKNKRVKILKNFQKLIATVLQTGGLVIAQDADLSDVSLEYLQGLSGIKITPWLLVNQWQPARGWDITFYDSPNPTPLIHQLELDLLAGRKCYVTTDSRSGRYSCETIENYLKERLEKLRYQFPKSLVISSRTTNTPDHPAVEFVGNINQKIGEYDTIFVTPSLGTGISIDVQHFDRVYGIFQGVIPDAEARQALARVRDNVPRIVWCAKRGIGLIGSGSTNYRLLSDWYQANQQENLALLSPLHKIDVDLPLVYDPIHLRTWAKLSARVNASIRLYRQSMQDGLSTDGHQIWLRSNAVHNNIIRDLRLAFLATDSSDLATRKRLILEIVKVQRDWTDKRQKAKDIKRQMKDIKLKNQLATAKIIADAPDINYVEYQQLSSKNSLTDLERHQIHKYTLKQKYGVEVTPELKLKDDQGYYSQLLIHYYLTHESDYFHVRDQHEWQQQLLLGEGKVFLPDIKTYTVKVEAMKALGMLEFIDPARTFIENDPDLLWLQDVVYQHSQHIKRVLGINLVREEAVTSQIKILSKLLKLLGLKLKTVNEGYQIDPVTFYDGRDKIFTAWYKRDELMLANFKGVQLEIKDFSTWKFEPVKQQSVLAGLSTR